In a genomic window of Pristis pectinata isolate sPriPec2 chromosome 32, sPriPec2.1.pri, whole genome shotgun sequence:
- the LOC127585178 gene encoding protein shisa-like-1 codes for MSPGFVQDALPAASLPVRGSSPQKMTPTSRRRARCCCTGGGCKRVLVSSFGMRVRGAGNSCYAWPLSQQLKVLLLLCELLATVSASKFRTCEPYLDAAGIYHSGFHCPRLNDERKQTYCCRQSNQTLKYCCNRLEFQNMTRINQTVATRSSVNYGLMAAVLVYGLGVAALLLMDLLYYCSVNRDKLRPCRAPASLCGGYGDSPEGSFSTPGQRSSLGQRAS; via the exons ATGAGCCCCGGATTCGTGCAGGACGCTCTTCCAGCCGCATCTTTGCCAGTCAGAGGATCCTCACCCCAAAAAATGACTCCAACTTCACGGAGACGCGCCCGCTGCTGCTGCACGGGTGGCGGCTGCAAACGG GTCCTGGTATCGTCCTTTGGGATGAGAGTTAGGGGCGCTGGGAACAGCTGCTACGCTTGGCCGCTCTCCCAACAGCTGAAGGTTTTGCTGCTGCTCTGTGAGTTATTGGCAACAG TTTCTGCTTCCAAGTTCAGGACCTGTGAGCCGTACTTGGATGCTGCGGGAATATATCACTCTGGATTCCACTGTCCCCGCCTCAATGATGAGCGGAAGCAGACGTATTGCTGCCGGCAGAGTAATCAGACCCTGAAGTACTGCTGCAACAGGTTGGAGTTTCAGAACATGACGAGAATCAACCAGACGGTGGCCACCAGGAGCTCTGT TAACTATGGGCTGATGGCTGCTGTTCTGGTCTACGGTCTCGGTGTTGCTGCCCTCCTCCTGATGGACCTGCTCTATTACTGCTCGGTGAACAGAGACAAGCTCCGGCCGTGCCGAGCTCCTGCTTCCCTCTGTGGTGGCTATGGAGACAGCCCTGAGGGAAGTTTCTCCACACCGGGTCAAAGGTCGTCGTTGGGACAACGGGCATCTTGA